The Starkeya sp. ORNL1 DNA window TGCCGTGGTCTCGGTTGACTACAGGCTCGCGCCGGAGGAGCCCTGGCCGAAGGGGCCGGACGATTGCGAGGCGGCGGCGCTTTGGCTGCTGCGCGAGGGCCCGACCCGCTTCGGCACCGAGCGCTATGCCATTGGCGGCGAATCGGCCGGCGCCAATCTCTCGGTGGCGACGTTGCTGCGGCTGCGCGACAAGCACGCCATCATGCCGTTCCGCGCCGCCAGCCTGCATGCCGGCTGCTACGACCTCGCTCTGACGCCGAGCGCGCGCGCCTGGGGCGACGAGCCGCTGGTGCTGAACACCCGCGATATCAATGTGTTCGTCGGCCACTATCTGCGGGCGATGACCGAGGTGGCGGACGCCTCGCTGGCCAGCCCGGACATCTCGCCGCTCTATGCCGGCCTCACGGGCCTGCCACCGGCGCTGTTCTCGGTCGGCACCCGCGATCCGCTCGTCGACGATACGCTGTTCATGGCGCCGCGCTGGCTCGCCGCCGGCAATGCGACCGAACTCGCCGTCTATCCGGGCGGCGCACACGTGTTCATCGGCTTCCCGGGAACGCTGGCGGATCAGGCGCTGGCGCGGATCCACGGCTTCATAGCGGGTTGTTGAGGCCATTTTCCATATGCCGTCATCCCGGACGGCCGCAGGCTGATCCGGGATCGCGCAAACGCTCTTCACCTTCTTACGATCCCGGCGCTGCGCTCCGGCCGGGATGACGGTTTGGAGGGAGCGGCTCCTACAGCTTCTCGGTCTCGCCCTTCAGCCGCTGCACCATTTCGAAGAAGCGGCGGAACACGTGCTCGGCCATGTCCATGGCGCGGTCCACGTGGCTGCGCACATCCTCGTCGTCGGTGGAATCGCCGGCATCGGGCTTCTTTTGCGCGGTCTCGCCACTGCCCTGGCCGGCCTTCGGCTCGGGTGCGCCCGCGGTGGGCGGGCCCGCCAAAGGCGGTTTGGCGATGTCCGGCACGCCGGGCGGTACATTGCCGCGTTCCAGCGTGGCGATGCGGTTATTCAGCCGGGTGATCTCGTCTTCATAGGCCGAGCGCTCTTCCGGCACCAGTTCGCACGCCCAGCCGCCGGCGCGGGTCGAGCAGAAGCTGAGCTTGCCGGTGCGGGTGTCGAGCTTCATCAGCCCGCCCTCGACCTGCAGCATGGTGAAGTTTGCCTGCGGATCGACCGGCGCAGCGGGCTTTGCCGGCGATTGCTGGGCGAAGACGGGGGACGCCGCCATTGTGGCGAGCAGCGCAAAGGCAGCCACACCCGGGGTTCTGCGAACCGTCGACATGAGAGCCTCCTCCCGGCAGCGCGCCTCACGCCTCCGAGGTGAAGGGGGCGCGACCCGATGACAACGCATCGTCGAGCAGATCGATCCGATCCTGCCCCCAGAACACCTCGCCGTCGAGCACATAGGAGGGCGAGCCGAACACGTCGGCCTCGATCGCCCGGTTCTGGTTGGCCGCATAGGTGCCGGCGATGGCGGTGCCCGCGGCCTCGATCAGGACATCGGCGGATATGCCGAGTTCGGCCAGCACGCCGAGCAGCGCTGCCGGATCCGCCATGTTCTCCTGCTGCTGCCAGACACCAGCGAACAAGCGGCGGATCAGCGGGTCCGGATCGATCCCGGCAGCAATGGCGGCGATGATGGCACGGTCGGCCAAAGCCGGCTCATAGGGCCAGAAGGCGGGCTTGAGGTGGAAATCGGCACCGCGCTTGTCGCGCCAGCGTTTCAGCTCCGTCATGCGGTAGCGCTGGCGGGCCGGGTGGCGGCGGGCCAGCGGCAGGCCGCCGGTCTGCGAGAACAGCTCGGGGAGCAGAACCGGGCGATGCTCGACCTTCACGCCATGGCGCTGGACCATCTCGGCGAAAGGCGCGTAGCCGAGGAAGGCCCAGGGGCTATGGATGGAGAAATAGTGGACGACGGTGCGGGGGGCGGTCATGTCAGGGCTCATGGCGCCGGACAGTATCGCTTTTATGGCGAAAGTGGATGCCACCCGGTGCGAATCCGCGCCGGCGCGGCGGCATGGCCACAGAGGGGGTCCGAACCTTCAAAAGAAACGGCGCCCTCGGGGGAGGACGCCGTCTGGGCTGAAACGTCAACGGCACGGCACGTGTGGAGGAGGAAAGTCGATCCGTATCAGGCTGCGGTACGGGTCGGGAAAGCGGCGATCATCTGGCGGAGCTCGCCGATCGCCTCGTCGATGTCGGTGCGCTGACGCTCGAGGAGCGCCACCTGCTCGACGCACTTCTCGGCGGTCAGAGCGAGGCCACCGGCGGGCATCGGGCCGCCTTCGCGCAACGCGACCATGCTCTTGATCTCGGCGAGGGTGAAGCCGAGCTTCTTGCCCTTGAGGATGATGGCGAGGCGGGAGCGCTCGGCGGCGCTGTAGAGCCGGGTAAGGCCCTCGCGACGCGGCTCGAGAAGGCCCTTGTCCTCATAGAAGCGCAGGGCGCGCAGGGTGACGCCGAACTCACGGGCGAGGTCACCGATGGTGAAAATCTGTGCGTCGGCAACGACCGCGGAGTGCGTATCGGTGCGGCGATCGGTGTCGACAGCGTGGGTGAAATCCATTTCGGCAACTCCGGCTGGTTACGGGCATCGGGTGAACGTGACCGGAGTGTTGCAGGTGGGTTGCCGCAAGGGGAGAAAGTCGCACCCTACGTTAGGGCAACTTACTGTTAAACGCCGCCTATCTCCTTGATTCTAAACATCTCGCATCGCGCCATCGCGATGCCGCGACGCACACAAAGGGTGACGTAAGGTCGAATCGCCTCCCGGGAAAGCCGCTCGCACCGTCTCCTGCCGCTCCGGCAGGACGGTCGCCGCCGACCTCGCGCAGGTATCGGGCGGGCCTATGGATTTCGAGAATGTTAACGCGCCATTTACCAAGAAACGGAAAAGTCGCGGAAACACGGCCTTTCGCGTTCCGTCCGGCGATTCGCACCGTTTTGGTGTCTTTCGCGACCGGCATGGGCGCCGACCGCGACGGAGATTTCAAGGTGAGGCAAGGCGCCCCGACCAATCCCGAGCACATCGACTCGGAAGCCTGGGCGGCCCTGCGCGAGGCCGCGCGACGGTCCGGCATGCCGTTCGGCGAATGGCTGAAGGCGAAGCTGCTGGCCGGCACCGCCGACCTGCCCGCGCCCGCCGCGTCAACTGCGCGCGGCGGCACCGTCGCGGTCGGCGACCTGCAGCGACGGGTCAGCGACCTTGCCGGCGAGATCGACCGCCTGGCCCGGGCCGAGCCTCCGGCAACACCGCACCGCGGCAGCCGCATCGCCTCGCCGCATGGCGAGGGCCTGGTCTCCGCGCTCGACGCGCTCAATGCCCGGGTCGAGAAGCTGCTGCAGGACCCGGACAAGGGCAGCGCCGCCGCGGCCACTCATCTCGACGAGACCATTCGCCGGCTGAACGAGCGCCTGGAATCGCTGGCGCAAGAGAAGCGTAGCGACGAAAAGCGGATCGACGAGAAGCGCACGGAGACCCAGGCTACCGAGGCGCCGCCGGCCGACAGCTTTGAACGGCGCATGAGCGAGATCGCCCGCACCGTCGACACGCTGAATCGCAAGCTCGACCGTAGCGCGCCGCCCCAGCCTTCCCCAGCCGCGCCGGGCCGCAATGCCGCGCTCGACGCGGCGGTGGCCGAGATTGCCGCGCGCCAGCGCCTGCTCGACGCCGCCGGCCAGGCCAAGGCTGCCCTGCCGCCCCCCGCGCCACAGGCTCCGGTGCCGCCGCCGGCTCCGGTCGTGCGCGAGGTCGATCTGTCCGGGCTGGAGCGCCAGCTCAACATCATCGCCGACCAGATGAACGAACTCACCCGCACCGCGCCGCAAGGCGAGGCGGTGGGGGCGCTGCGTGGCGACGTGGCGGAGATCAAGCGCTCGCTGGCCGAACTGGCGCCGCGCCGCGCTGTCGAGGAACTGGAGCGCGCGGTCGGGCTGATCGCCCAGCGCATCGAGCGCCAGGGCTCCGGCGAGGCCAATGCCGAGATCGTCCGTACCCTTGCCGGGCTGCGCGACGTGATGGAGGAATTGCGTCCGCCGGAGAACTCCGAGGCGCTCGAGCGCGAGATCGAGGCACTCTCCCGCAAGCTCGACATCGTCAGTGCCAAGACCGTCGACGGCGCCACGGTGGCCCGCCTGCAGGCACAGACCTCCGAGATCCGCGACCTGCTCGGCCGCGCGCTCTCCAATGATTCCGTCCGCATGCTCGCCGAGCAGGTGGCGCTGCTGGTCGGCAAGATCGAGCGCTTCGCCAATCCGGACGAGCGGCTCGCCCACGAAGTGGTGGAAGCGCTCGGCCGGCGCATCGACCAGCTTGCGGCCCGCATCGACACCTATGCGGCGGCGACCGGCAACGACCCGGCACCGTTCGACGATATCGTTCGCCGCCTCGACGAACTGCATGGTGCGGTGGCCGGCGCGGCGCGCGCCGCGCCCGACGGTATGGACACGCTGTTCGATGGGCTGGTGGAGCGCATCGAGCGCATGTCGCGCCCGGATGCCGCGCTCGGCGGCTCGGTGGAGGCGCTCGGCCGGCAAATCGCATCGATCGCCGAGCGGATCAACGCCAATGACAGCCGCTTCGACCAACTCACGGGCATCGAGCGCGCGCTGAGCGACCTGTTCGTGCAGATGGAGGAGGCGCGCGCCAGCGCCATCGCCGCGGCCGAGCACAGCGCCCGCAGCGCCGCCGCCGAATATGCCGGCGCCACCACGAACAATGACGGCATGGCGCTGATCCAGCGCGAGCTTGCCGATCTCGGCACGCGGCAGGTGAACAGCGAACGGCGCACCTACGACACGCTGGAAGCCGTGCACGAGACGCTGGGGCGTGTCGTCGAGCGCATCGCCTCGCTGGACACCGTACCCGCGACGCCGGCCGAACCGCAGCCCATGTTCGAGACGCCGGCACCGGTCGAGCCGGCGCCGCGCCCGCAGGTCGTGTCGCCTCCCGCATCCGTGGCGGCCACCGCGCCGCTGCGCCACCCGGCCGTGCCGCCCGGCATGGTGCCCCCGGTGGTGATGCCGGCGGAAGACAATGAAGAGCCGGCCTTCCCGGACGATTTCCCGCTGGAGCCCGGCTCCGGCCTGCCGCGCCAGCGCGCGGCGGCAACGGCGGCACGCATCGCCCAGTCGGAAGCCACGGTGGACGATCTCATCGGCCGCCCGGCCAGCGAAGACGCACAGCCGGCGCCGAGCCGTGCCGACTTCATCGCCGCCGCACGCCGCGCCGCGCAATCCGCCAGCGCCACCAAGCCCAAGGCGGACGACAGCGCACCGAAAGATGCCGGCCCCTCCCGCCTGTCGCGCCTGCTCTCGCGCGCCCGCCTGCCGCTGCTGGTCGCGGTGAGCGGCTCGGCGCTGGCGTTCGGCGCCTGGCATCTCGCCGGTACGCTGCATGAGGTGCAACTCGGCGCCGCCCAGCCGGCCCAGGACAGCTTGAAGCCCGTGCCCGCGGCGACGCCCGCCGCGCCGGTGCAGCCCAGCCTCACCATCACCGCATCGCCCCCGGCGAGCTCCACCGCGCAGGTGCCGTTCGCCGACACGCTGCCGTCCTCCGGCGTCGTCGGCGGGGAAACCACCTTCGGCGCCGCCCCGGCGGCACCCAGTGCGCCGAATCCGTCCGACATCACCGGCTCGGTCGGCACGCCGCTGCCGACCCCGGCGCCCGGCGCTTCGCCCTCCTCGTCGCTCGGCAAGCCGACGGGTGCCGCGCCGACCGGGGATCTGCCGGTCGTCATTGGCGGGCCGGCGCTGCGCGCGGCCGCGCTGGCCGGCGACCCGGCCGCCGCCTATGAGGTCGGCGCCCGCTTCGCGGAAGGCCGCGGCGTCGGCCCCAACGCCGCCCGCGCTGCCGACTGGTTCGCCTTCGCCGTCTCCCGCGGCTCGATCCCGGCGGCCTACCGGCTCGGCGTGCTGCTGGAGAAGGGCTCGGAGGGCCTCAGCCGCGATGTCGCCCGCGCCCGCAACCTCTATGCGAGCGCCGCGCAGGCCGGCAATGTCCGGGCGATGCACAATTTCGCCGTGCTGCTCGCCGAGGGCGTCGACGGCCAGCCGGACTACACCCAGGCGGTGATGTGGTTCCGCAAGGCGGCCGAGCGCGGGGTGCGCGACAGCCAGTATAATCTCGGTGTGCTCTATACCCGCGGGCTCGGAGTGAAGCAGGATCTCGGCGAGAGCTGGAAATGGTTCTCGCTCGCCGCGGCGCAGGGCGACCAGGAGGCCGGCCGCAAGCGCGACGAGGTGGCGAGCCGGCTCGACCAGCAGCAACTCATCACGCTGCGTTTCGCGGTGCAGACCTGGAGCGCGGTACTGACCGACGACAAGGCCAATGTCGCGCTTTCCAGCCCGGACTGGGACCGCACCGAAGTGCCGGTGACGAAGAAGAAGACCGCGTCGCGGGTTTAATCAGAACGTCGCTCGATTCCATAGCAACGTCATCCTCGGCCTTGTGCCGAGGATCTCGATTCCCGACAGCGCATCCGGAATCGAGATGGCCGGCACGAGGCCGGCCATGACGGATTGTGAAGCGCGTGACAACCTCAACCCCGATCGGCCAGGCAGGCGTGGTGGGCGATGCGATAGGTCCGCGCGCCGCCGACCAGATGCGCGGCATATGCACCAGTGAACAGCGCTTCGAGCGCGGGATCGCGCACATTGAGCCCGCCCGCATAGGCGCCGAGCGCCGGCAGCACCAGGCGCGTCGCGTCCGCGGCGAAGCAGCGCCGGCGGATGCCGCGCCCGCGCCGCACGATGCGGGCGACGGGATGGAAATGTCCCGCCACTTCCCCCGCAGCCGCGCCGGCCACCGGCTCGTGGCGGAAGGTCAGCGGCCCGATGGTCAGTTCATCGGCATGGACGCCGCCGAGTTGCGGCACCGGCTCCGGATCATGATTGCCGGCGATCCAGATGATGTCGCGGCCGCGGCCCAGATCGGCCAACGCCTCCCGCTCGACCGCGCCCAAGCGATGCGCGGCCCGGCGATCATGCAGGCTGTCGCCGAGCGCAATGAGCGCGCGCGGGCGCCAGCGCGCGATGATGGTGGCGAGCAGCGTCAGCGTGGCGCGGGTGTCGTAGGGCGGCAGCGGCACGCCGCGCTCGGCAAAGGCCGAACCCTTCTCCAGATGCAGGTCGGCGACAATGAGGATGCGCTCATCGGGCCAGAACAGCGCGCCGGCCGGATCGAGCACGAGGCGCGCGCCGGCGAGGTCGATCTCGTCGGTCCGCTCCTCTGCCTCGCCGCCAAGCTCATTGTAGTGGCCGTCCAGCACTCATCGCCTCCCTGACCAGCTCCGCCTCGGCCTCCGCCAGCAAGGCATCCGCCGCCTCGCCATGGATCATCTCGCGGCCGATCTCAAGCATGACCGGCACGGCAAGCGGCGAGACGTGATCGAGAATCACATGGTCGATCCGCCCCTTAATGCGCGCCAGCATGTCGGAGAGACGGCGAATGTCCAGCAGGCCGGTGGCGGCGTCGGAGCGGGCGGCGCGCAGCAGCAGATGCTGCGGCTCGTGCGAGCGCAGCACGTCATAGATCAGGTCGGTCGACATGGTGACCTGCCGGCTGTTCTTCTCCTTGCCGGGAAAACGCCGCTCGATGAGGCCGGCAATGACCGCGCATTGCCGGAAGGTGCGCTTCATCAGCGAGGATTCCGCCAGCCATTCCTCAAGGTCGTCGCCCAGCATGTCGGCGTCGAGCAGCGCGTCGAGATCGAGCCGGCCCTGTTGGACGGCGATCGACAGATCGGACATGCCATAGACAGCGAGGGCGTAATCATTGGCGACAAAGCCGAGCGGGCGCAGCTTGGCGCGCTCCAGCCGCCGTGTCAGCAGCATGCCGAGCGTCTGGTGGGCGAGCCTGCCCTCGAACGGATAGGCGACGAGATAATGCCGCGAGCCGCGTGGAAAGGTCTCGACCAGCAGATCCTCGCGGCCCGGCAGGCGCGAGCGCTCCTGCTGATAGGCGAGCCATTCGTGCACCTGGTCCGGCAGGGCGCTCCAGCGCTCCGGGGTCGCCAGCATGGCGCGCACGCGCGAGGCCAGGAAGGTGGAGAGCGGAAACTTGCCGCCCTCGTAAGACGGCACGCGCGGGTCCTTCGAGGAGGAGCGCTGGACATAGACCTCCTCGCCGATGATGGCCTGATACTCCAGCACCTCGCCGGCGAAGACGAAGGTGTCGCCGGGGCTCATGGTCTCGACGAAATACTCCTCCACCTCTCCCAGCACCCGCCCGCCAAAGCGGGATTTCGGCTTGGCGAGCCGGACCTTCAGCATGGTCGCCTCGACGATGGTGCCGACATTCAGCCGGTATTGCTGCGCCACCATGGGATTGGCGACGCGCCAGCGGCCATCCTTGGTGCGGCGGATACGGGCGAAGCGCTCATAGGCGCGCAGCGCATAGCCGCCGGTGGCGACGAAATCGATCACCTGCTCGAAGCTCTCCCAATCGAGATCGGCATAAGGCTCGGCGGAGACGACCTCGTTATAGAGCTCAAGCGCATCGAACGGCGCGCCGCAGGCCATGCCGAGCACGTGCTGGGCCAGCACATCGAGCCCGCCGGAACGGATCACGGCCGAATCCTGTTCGCCGTTGCGCACAGCCTCCATGGCCGCGCGGCATTCAAGCACCTCGAAGCGATTGGCCGGCACCAGCACGGCCTGGCTCGGTTCGTCGAGCCGGTGATTGGCGCGGCCGATGCGCTGCATCAGGCGGGACGAGCCCTTGGGCGCGCCCACATTCACCACCAGATCGACATCGCCCCAATCAATACCGAGATCGAGCGAGGAGGTGCAGACCACCGCCTTGAGCACGCCATCCGCCATCGCCGCCTCCACCCGCCGGCGCTGGGCGACGTCGAGCGAGCCGTGATGGAGCGCGATCGGGAGATTGTCGTCATTGATGTGCCACAGCTCCTGGAACAGCAGCTCGGCCTGCATGCGGGTATTGACGAAGACCAGCGTCGTCTTGTGCGCCTTGATGAGCTGATAGACCTCGCGCAGCGCATGCACCGCGCTGTGCCCGGCCCAGGGCAGATGCCGCGCGGTATCGAGCATTGACAGGTCCGGCGCGGCGCCGGCCTCGGCGATGACAAGGTCCCCCATCTCATTCGCGGCGGTCTGCGGCACCAGCCAGCGGCGCAGCGTATCGGGATCGGCGACCGTGGCGGAAAGCCCGACGGTCTGCACTTCGGGCGCCAGAGCGCGCAGCCGGGCAAGGCCGAGCGAGAGCAGGTCGCCGCGCTTGGAGCCGGCCAGCGCGTGCAGTTCGTCCAGCACGATGCGGCGCAGGTTCTTGAACAGATGCGGCGCATCGGCGGAGGCCAGCAGCAGCGCGATCTGCTCCGGCGTGGTCAGCAATATGTCCGGCGGGTCGCGACGCTGGCGCTGGCGGCGCGAGGCCGGGGTGTCGCCGGTCCGGGTCTCGATGCGCACCGGCAATTCCATCTCGGCGGCCGGCCGCTCCAGATTGCGGGCGACATCGACGGCGAGCGCCTTCAAGGGCGAGATATAGAGCGTGTGCAGGCCGCGCGGCGCGTTGCGGTTGCCGGAGAGTTCGACCAGGGTCGGCAGGAAGCCGGCCAATGTCTTGCCGGCGCCGGTCGGGGCGATGAGCAGCACCGAACGCCCCTCGCGGGCGAGGGCCAGCAGTTCCAGCTGATGCGCACGCGGCTCCCACCCGCGCGAGGCGAACCAGCGCCGGAAGCGGTCGGGGAGTTCGTCCGGCGTCGGTATCGCGAGCGAGCGGGGCACGGCGGGAAAGATAGTGCTTGTGCGTGCATCCTTCGAGGCTCGCTGGAAATTCACGACTTTGAAGATCAACGTCATCCTGAGGTGCGAGCGTAAGCGAGCCTCGAAGGATGCTGAAGCAGATGGCGTTCATCGGGGACGGATATCCTTCGAGGCCGCTGCGCGGCACCTCAGGATGACGTCGTTTGGGAAGTGCTAATAGCGCTTCACCGCCACCACGACCAGTCCGGGCACCGGCACGGTGCCTTCCTTGCGGGTCGAGGCGTGCTCGCTGGAGACCAGCGTTACCCCGGCCTCCGCCAGCCTCTCGCGGACATAGCCCTCGGCATGGGCATAGCGCAGCGTGTCGCGCAGGATGACGCCCTCGCCTTCATGGGTCTCGACGGTGAAGGCCAACAGCCCGCCGGATTGCAGAGCCCGGGCACTCTCATGGAAGATCGGCGCCAGGTCGTCGAGATAGCAGAAGGCGTCGCCGGCGAAGATCAGTTCGGCGGTGTCCGCCACCTGCTGTTCGACGAAGGACAGCATGTCGCCGACTTCGAGCGCGTCATAGCCGCCGCGATGCCGGGCCTGCTCGATCATGTTCGGCGAGAGATCGACGCCTTCGAGCCTGCCAACCTTGCCGGCAAGCCGCTCGCCGACAAGCCCGGTGCCGCAGCCGAGATCGAGCGCGCGGCCGAAGGCGAAAGGCCGGCCGAGCGTGACGCACGCCGCCTCCAGCGCGTCATGGATCAGCTCCGGACCGCGATAATCCAGCCGCGCCAACGCTTCGTCGAAGCGGCCGGCATATTGGTCGAACAGCGTGCGCACATAGGCTTCGCTCATCTTCGCCTCGACCCGATTGCCGCCGAGCCGGGCGAGCCGCACCCCGGCGCCGAGCGGATCGGCGGGGTCGGCGCGCAGCGCACGGACATAGGCGCCGGCGGCGCCGACCGGGTCGCCGGCCTTCTCGCGCGCCTCGGCAAGCAGGAACCACAGTGGCAGGAATTCCGGGGCGCGCGCGGTCACCTCCAGCAGCAAGTGCGCCGCATCCGCGGCATTGCCCTCCTCGATCAACGCCCGCGCCCATTCGAGGCGGCGGTCGACCACCGGATCGCCGGAAGACACATGCAAGGGGCCATTGCTCATTGGGAACTCGCGCAATCCGTTGGCCGCCCTATATCTTCTCCGCAATGCGCCCGGAAGACCTGCTGCTGCCAACGCCCGAGGGACTTTATTCGCCGGCCGGCGACTTTCATGTCGATCCGCACCGGCCGGTGAAGCGCGCCATCATCACCCACGGCCATTCCGATCACGCCCGCGCCGGCCATGGCGCGGTGCTGGCGACGCGCGAGACGCTCGACATCATGGCGATCCGCTATGGCCAGGATTTCGCGGGAAAAACCCAGGTCGCCGCCTATGGCGAGACCATCCATATCGACGGGGTCGATGTCACGCTGCATCCGGCCGGGCACATACTCGGCTCGGCGCAGATCGCGGTGGAGTGCAAGGGCTGCCGTATCGTCGCGTCCGGCGACTACAAGCCCGGCACCGACCCGACCTGCACGCCGTTCGAGCCGATCCCGTGCACCGTCTTCATCTCCGAGGCGACCTTCGGCCTGCCGGTATTCCGCCATCCCGAGCCGATGGCGGAGATCGGCAAGCTGATGGATTCACTGGCGCTGTTCCCGGAGCGGGCGCACCTCGTCGGCGCCTATGCGCTGGGCAAGGCGCAGCGGGTGATCGCGCTGCTGCGCGCCGCCGGTTATGCGCAGCCAATCTATCTGCACGGCGCCATGGAGCGGCTGACCGCCTATTACATCGCGCAGGGCATCGATCTCGGCGAGGTGTTGCCGGCTCGCGAGGCCAAGCCCTCGGAGCTGGCCGGCCGCGTCGCCATCTGCCCGCCAAGCTCGCTGACCGACCTGTGGTCACGCAAATTCCCCGATCCGGTCACTTCCTTCGCCTCGGGCTGGATGCGCATCCGCGCCCGCGCCCGGCAGAACGGCGTCGAGCTGCCGCTGATCGTCTCCGACCATGCCGATTGGGACGACCTGCAAGCTTCGATCCTCGCCACCGGCTGCGAGGAACTGTGGGTGACGCACGGCCAGGAGGACGCGCTGGTGCACTGGGCACTGCTCGCCGGCCTGCGCGCCCGCCCGCTGCATATGGTGGGCTATGGCGAGGAGGAGGGTGAGCTCGCGGCGCCCGCCATGGAGCCACAGGGGACTCCGGGAGCGCCGGCATGAACCGCTTCGCCGCGCTGCTCGACCGTCTCGCCTATGAGCCGCGCCGCAATGGCAAGCTGCGGTTGATCACCGATTATTTCCGCCACGTGCCGGATCCGGAGCGCGGCTGGGCGCTCGCTGCGCTCACCGGGGCGCTGTCGTTCCGCAATGCCAAGGCCGGGCTGATCCGCCAGCTTATCAGCGAGCGCACCGATCCGGTGCTGTTCGCGCTGTCCTATGATTATGTCGGCGACCTCTCGGAGACGGTGGCGCTGATGTGGCCGGCGCCGCACGGCCGCAACGATCCGGAGCCGCCGTCACTTTCCGCCGTGGTGCATGCCTTCTCCACCCTCGGCAAGGCCGAGCTTCCGGCCGTGCTCGCGGCGCTGCTCGATCGGCTCGACGAGACCGGACGCTGGGCGCTGCTGAAGCTCATCACCGGGAGCCTGCGCATCGGCGTCTCGGCGCGGCTCGCCAAGACCGCGGTGGCGGCGCTGGGTGAGCTGGAGCCGGACGCGATAGAACTGGTCTGGCCCGGGCTGGAGCCGCCCTACACCGAACTGTTCGCCTGGGCCGAGGGCCGCGGACCGCGCCCCGAGACCGAGGACCCGGCGCCGTTTCGGCCGGTGATGTTGTCCCATGCTATCGAGGAATCGGACTTCGCCGCGCTCGATCCCGCCGCGTTCCGGGGCGAGTGGAAATGGGACGGCATCCGCGTGCAGGCGGTGCGCGGCGCCGACCATACCGGGCGCCATGTGGCGCGGCTCTATAGCCGCACCGGCGAAGACATCTCGCCCGCCTTCCCCGATCTCGCCGAGGCACTGGCCTTTGACGGCGCGGTCGATGGCGAGTTGCTGATCCTGCGCGACGGGCGGGTACAGTCCTTCAACGTGCTGCAGCAGCGGCTGAACCGGAAGACGGTGACGCCCAAGCTGATCGCGGAATTCCCGGCCCATATCCGCGCCTATGATTTGCTGTTCGAGGCCGGCGAGGACATGCGCAACCTGCCCTTCGAGGCGCGCCGCGCGCGGCTGGAGGCGCTGATCGCCGTGCATCTGGAAAGCCCGCTCGACCTCTCGCCCCTGGTGGCGTTCGGCAGCTGGGAGGACCTGGCGGCCGCTCGCGCCGACCCTGCCTCGCATGGTGCCGGCGCGGATGCCGAGGCGGTGGAAGGGGTGATGCTGAAGCGTGCCGACAGCCTCTATCTGCCGGGACGGCCCAAGGGGCCGTGGTGGAAATGGAAGCGCGATCCGCACACCGTCGATGCCGTGCTGATGTATGCGCAACGCGGCCACGGCAAGCGCTCCTCCTATTATTCCGACTACACCTTCGGCGTCTGGACCGAAGAGGGCGAGCTGGTGCCGGTCGGCAAGGCCTATTTCGGCTTCACCGACGAGGAATTGCTGGAGATCGACCGCTTCGTGCGCCGCCACACCGTCAACCGCTTCGGCCCGGTGCGGGAAGTCACCCACACCGCCACCGAGGG harbors:
- a CDS encoding ligase-associated DNA damage response DEXH box helicase, coding for MTLIFKVVNFQRASKDARTSTIFPAVPRSLAIPTPDELPDRFRRWFASRGWEPRAHQLELLALAREGRSVLLIAPTGAGKTLAGFLPTLVELSGNRNAPRGLHTLYISPLKALAVDVARNLERPAAEMELPVRIETRTGDTPASRRQRQRRDPPDILLTTPEQIALLLASADAPHLFKNLRRIVLDELHALAGSKRGDLLSLGLARLRALAPEVQTVGLSATVADPDTLRRWLVPQTAANEMGDLVIAEAGAAPDLSMLDTARHLPWAGHSAVHALREVYQLIKAHKTTLVFVNTRMQAELLFQELWHINDDNLPIALHHGSLDVAQRRRVEAAMADGVLKAVVCTSSLDLGIDWGDVDLVVNVGAPKGSSRLMQRIGRANHRLDEPSQAVLVPANRFEVLECRAAMEAVRNGEQDSAVIRSGGLDVLAQHVLGMACGAPFDALELYNEVVSAEPYADLDWESFEQVIDFVATGGYALRAYERFARIRRTKDGRWRVANPMVAQQYRLNVGTIVEATMLKVRLAKPKSRFGGRVLGEVEEYFVETMSPGDTFVFAGEVLEYQAIIGEEVYVQRSSSKDPRVPSYEGGKFPLSTFLASRVRAMLATPERWSALPDQVHEWLAYQQERSRLPGREDLLVETFPRGSRHYLVAYPFEGRLAHQTLGMLLTRRLERAKLRPLGFVANDYALAVYGMSDLSIAVQQGRLDLDALLDADMLGDDLEEWLAESSLMKRTFRQCAVIAGLIERRFPGKEKNSRQVTMSTDLIYDVLRSHEPQHLLLRAARSDAATGLLDIRRLSDMLARIKGRIDHVILDHVSPLAVPVMLEIGREMIHGEAADALLAEAEAELVREAMSAGRPLQ
- a CDS encoding methyltransferase domain-containing protein, which encodes MSNGPLHVSSGDPVVDRRLEWARALIEEGNAADAAHLLLEVTARAPEFLPLWFLLAEAREKAGDPVGAAGAYVRALRADPADPLGAGVRLARLGGNRVEAKMSEAYVRTLFDQYAGRFDEALARLDYRGPELIHDALEAACVTLGRPFAFGRALDLGCGTGLVGERLAGKVGRLEGVDLSPNMIEQARHRGGYDALEVGDMLSFVEQQVADTAELIFAGDAFCYLDDLAPIFHESARALQSGGLLAFTVETHEGEGVILRDTLRYAHAEGYVRERLAEAGVTLVSSEHASTRKEGTVPVPGLVVVAVKRY
- a CDS encoding ligase-associated DNA damage response exonuclease, which produces MRPEDLLLPTPEGLYSPAGDFHVDPHRPVKRAIITHGHSDHARAGHGAVLATRETLDIMAIRYGQDFAGKTQVAAYGETIHIDGVDVTLHPAGHILGSAQIAVECKGCRIVASGDYKPGTDPTCTPFEPIPCTVFISEATFGLPVFRHPEPMAEIGKLMDSLALFPERAHLVGAYALGKAQRVIALLRAAGYAQPIYLHGAMERLTAYYIAQGIDLGEVLPAREAKPSELAGRVAICPPSSLTDLWSRKFPDPVTSFASGWMRIRARARQNGVELPLIVSDHADWDDLQASILATGCEELWVTHGQEDALVHWALLAGLRARPLHMVGYGEEEGELAAPAMEPQGTPGAPA
- a CDS encoding cisplatin damage response ATP-dependent DNA ligase, coding for MNRFAALLDRLAYEPRRNGKLRLITDYFRHVPDPERGWALAALTGALSFRNAKAGLIRQLISERTDPVLFALSYDYVGDLSETVALMWPAPHGRNDPEPPSLSAVVHAFSTLGKAELPAVLAALLDRLDETGRWALLKLITGSLRIGVSARLAKTAVAALGELEPDAIELVWPGLEPPYTELFAWAEGRGPRPETEDPAPFRPVMLSHAIEESDFAALDPAAFRGEWKWDGIRVQAVRGADHTGRHVARLYSRTGEDISPAFPDLAEALAFDGAVDGELLILRDGRVQSFNVLQQRLNRKTVTPKLIAEFPAHIRAYDLLFEAGEDMRNLPFEARRARLEALIAVHLESPLDLSPLVAFGSWEDLAAARADPASHGAGADAEAVEGVMLKRADSLYLPGRPKGPWWKWKRDPHTVDAVLMYAQRGHGKRSSYYSDYTFGVWTEEGELVPVGKAYFGFTDEELLEIDRFVRRHTVNRFGPVREVTHTATEGLVLEVAFEGLARSTRHRSGLAMRFPRIARLRWDKPPGEADRLETLERMLGDDSAASEAARPSDAAAVSRRAARRAR